The following proteins come from a genomic window of Bradyrhizobium paxllaeri:
- a CDS encoding complex I NDUFA9 subunit family protein, giving the protein MTSNLETLVTVFGGSGFLGRNVVRALAKREYRIRVAVRRPELAGHLQPLGRVGQIHAVQANLRYPASVEAAMRDSAVAINLVGVLAESGAQTFDAVQAKGAETIARAASATGARMVHVSAIGADENSPSAYSRAKAAGEKAVLAAVPSATILRPSLLFGPEDQFTNRFASLARISPFLPLIGGGETRMQPAYVADVAAAVADAVDGKTKAGATYELGGPEVLTMREIMEVILKITERKGMLVSLPWGLAKMQAMFLQFAPGPLKLTPDQVTLLQSDNVVSDTAKAAGLTLEGLGITPESMEAIAPQYLWRFRAAGQFQRKSA; this is encoded by the coding sequence ATGACATCGAACCTGGAAACGCTCGTGACGGTCTTTGGCGGATCGGGGTTTCTCGGACGAAACGTGGTGCGGGCGCTGGCCAAGCGCGAATACCGGATCAGGGTGGCGGTGCGGCGGCCGGAACTGGCCGGGCACCTGCAGCCGCTCGGCCGGGTCGGCCAGATCCACGCGGTGCAGGCCAATCTGCGCTATCCGGCCTCGGTGGAGGCGGCGATGCGCGATTCGGCGGTCGCCATCAACCTGGTTGGCGTCCTGGCCGAGAGCGGCGCGCAGACCTTTGACGCCGTCCAGGCCAAGGGGGCCGAAACCATCGCCAGGGCGGCAAGCGCCACCGGCGCGCGGATGGTGCATGTCTCCGCCATCGGCGCCGATGAGAACTCGCCCTCGGCTTACAGCCGCGCCAAGGCGGCCGGCGAGAAGGCGGTGCTGGCGGCGGTGCCGTCGGCCACGATCCTGCGGCCCTCGCTCCTGTTCGGGCCCGAGGATCAATTCACCAACCGCTTTGCTTCGCTGGCCCGGATCTCGCCCTTCCTGCCGCTGATCGGCGGCGGCGAAACCCGGATGCAGCCGGCCTATGTCGCCGACGTCGCGGCCGCAGTGGCCGATGCCGTCGACGGCAAGACCAAGGCGGGCGCAACATACGAGCTCGGCGGGCCGGAAGTGCTGACCATGCGCGAAATCATGGAAGTCATTCTGAAGATCACCGAGCGCAAGGGCATGCTGGTTTCACTGCCGTGGGGACTGGCGAAGATGCAGGCGATGTTCCTGCAATTCGCGCCGGGCCCACTGAAGCTGACACCGGACCAGGTGACGCTGCTGCAGTCGGACAATGTGGTGTCTGATACCGCCAAGGCCGCGGGTCTCACGCTGGAAGGCCTCGGCATCACGCCGGAGTCGATGGAAGCGATAGCCCCACAATATCTCTGGCGGTTCCGCGCCGCCGGGCAGTTTCAGCGCAAGAGCGCGTAG